TCACGGACTTGATGATATTAGAAGACAAGCTGAAAAAACAATTTCTGGAATAAATTATAGAGATAGTATCAGAAACTTTACAGGAATTAGAGCTGAATCAAGTACAGGAGATTTCATAATAGGAGAAGTAAGTGATGCTCCAAACTTCTTTAACATAGCTGGAACAAAATCACCAGGACTTTCTTCAGCACCAGCAATCGGAGTAGATGTTGCAAAAATGGTAGTTGAAAAATTAGGAGCTATTAAAAAAGAAGAGTTTAAACAAAATAAACCTCAAATTCATTTCATAGAACTTAGTCCAGAAGAAAAAGCTGAAGTTATTAAAAAAGATCCAAGATATGGAAGAATAATTTGTAGATGTGAAAGCATAACTGAGGGAGAAATCGTTGATGTTATTCACAGAATGGTAGGAGCTAGAACAGTTGACGGAGTTAAGAAAAGATGCAGACCAGGAACAGGAAGATGTCAAGGTGGTTTCTGTGGACCAAGAGTTCAAGAAATTTTGGCAAGAGAACTTGGAAAAGAATTAAACGAAATAGTTCTTGATAAAAAAGGTGCTTATATTCTTACAACTGAAACAAAAGTTTCTAAATAGGGAGGACGAAAGATGAGATATGATTTAGTAGTAGTTGGTGGAGGACCAGCAGGATTAGCTGCAGCTATTGAAGCTAAGAAAAACGGAATTGAAAGTATTTTAGTTATAGAAAGAGATAAAGAATTAGGTGGAATTTTACAACAATGTATCCACAATGGATTTGGATTACATGAGTTTAAAGAACAGTTAACAGGACCTGAGTATGCTGGAAGATTTATAGACCAATTAAAAGAGATGAAAATTGAATATAAACTAGATACAATGGTTTTAGATGTAACTCCAGAAAAACAAATTCACGCAATAAATAGTGTTGACGGATATATGTTAATTGAAGCCAAAGCTGTTATTCTTGCTATGGGTTGCAGAGAAAGAACAAGAGGAGCTATCGGAATTCCAGGAGAAAGACCAGCTGGAGTATTTACAGCAGGGGCAGCTCAAAGATTTGTTAATATGGAAGGATATATGGTAGGTAAAAAAGTTCTTATTCTAGGTTCTGGAGATATAGGACTTATTATGGCAAGACGTATGACTTTAGAAGGGGCAGAAGTAAAAGCCGTTGTAGAACTTATGCCATTCTCTGGAGGGTTAGCAAGAAATATTGCTCAATGTTTAAATGACTATAATATTCCTCTATATTTAAGCCACACTGTAATAGATATTCAAGGAAAAGAAAGAGTTGAAAAAGTTGTAATAGCAAAAGTTGATGAAAATAGAAAACCTATTCCAGGAACTGAAAAAGAATATGAAGTAGATACTTTACTTCTATCAGTTGGATTAATTCCAGAAAATGATATTTCGAGAGCAACTGGTGTTATGATAGATGGAAGAACTTCAGGAGCTGTTGTAAACGAAGTTATGGAAACAAACATTGAAGGAATATTTGCTTGTGGAAATGTTTTACACGTTCACGATCTTGTTGACTTTGTAAGTGCTGAAGCGAGAAAAGCTGGAGCTGCTGCAGCAAAATATATTAAAGGACAATTAACATCTGGAGAATATATAGAACTTAAAAATGGATTTGGAATTGGATATACAGTTCCTCAAAAATTCAGATTAAATAATGTGGATAAAGGTCTAGAAGTATTTATGAGAGTTAGAAATATTTATAAAAATATGACTCTTCAAGTGAAAGATGGAGAAAATGTTATTTTAAGTTTGAAAAAACCTCACGTAGCTCCAGGAGAAATGGAAAAAATAATGATACCAAAATCTAAACTTGAAACAATAAAAGGTAAAGAAATTGTTGTAGAACTTGTAGGAGGGGATAAATAATGAAAAAAGAGATGATATGTATTGTTTGTCCAATGGGTTGTCATTTAACAATAGATACTGAAACATTAGATGTAAAAGGAAATACTTGTCCAAGAGGAGCAGAGTACGCAAAAGAGGAGTTAGTAGCTCCAAAAAGAGTTATAACATCAACAGTGAGAATTGAAGGTGGACTTCATAGAAGAATGCCTGTAAAAACAGACGGTGCTATTCCAAAAGATTTAAACTTTAAATGTATGGAAGAATTAGCAAAAGTTTTATTACATTCACCAGTAAAAACAGGAGATGTTGTTATAAAAAATGTTTTGGGAACAGGTGTTGATGTAGTAGCTTGTAGAGATATGTAAATTATACCCTAAGTTAACCCTATTTTAAATGGAGTTGTTGCATTTGCGACAGCTCCATTTTTTGTAAAAAATTTTTATTTATTATTTTGTTAAAAAAAGGCAACTTTTCTTTAAAATTTTAGAAAAAAATGATATAATAAAATATTGAATATAAAATTACAAAAAGAAAGTAGGAAAAATGAGAGTATTAGTAGTAGGAGATGTAGTAGGAAGTCCTGGAAGAAAGACTTTGGAAACATATTTAAAAAAATTTAGTGAAGAATATGATTTTATAATAGTAAATGGAGAAAATGCAGCAGCAGGTTTTGGAATTACAGCTAAAATTGCTGATGAATTTTTTGAAAAAAATATAGATGTTATAACTAGTGGAAATCATATTTGGGATAAAAAAGAGATTTATACATATTTAGACGAAAGCGATAGACTTTTAAGACCAATAAATTATCCAGAGGGAGTTCCTGGAAAAGGATATACAATAGTAAAAAGCAGAAAAGGGATAGATGTTGGAGTTAT
The sequence above is drawn from the Fusobacterium perfoetens genome and encodes:
- a CDS encoding NAD(P)/FAD-dependent oxidoreductase; the protein is MRYDLVVVGGGPAGLAAAIEAKKNGIESILVIERDKELGGILQQCIHNGFGLHEFKEQLTGPEYAGRFIDQLKEMKIEYKLDTMVLDVTPEKQIHAINSVDGYMLIEAKAVILAMGCRERTRGAIGIPGERPAGVFTAGAAQRFVNMEGYMVGKKVLILGSGDIGLIMARRMTLEGAEVKAVVELMPFSGGLARNIAQCLNDYNIPLYLSHTVIDIQGKERVEKVVIAKVDENRKPIPGTEKEYEVDTLLLSVGLIPENDISRATGVMIDGRTSGAVVNEVMETNIEGIFACGNVLHVHDLVDFVSAEARKAGAAAAKYIKGQLTSGEYIELKNGFGIGYTVPQKFRLNNVDKGLEVFMRVRNIYKNMTLQVKDGENVILSLKKPHVAPGEMEKIMIPKSKLETIKGKEIVVELVGGDK
- a CDS encoding DUF1667 domain-containing protein, with product MKKEMICIVCPMGCHLTIDTETLDVKGNTCPRGAEYAKEELVAPKRVITSTVRIEGGLHRRMPVKTDGAIPKDLNFKCMEELAKVLLHSPVKTGDVVIKNVLGTGVDVVACRDM